GATCTGACTATGCATCAAGACGTCAATATGGCATTCCCTATTTACAGTCTGCCGAACCCTTTCATTAATCAGCAGAGTCTTGACCTGATCTGGAACTTGAGTCTGCTCGCTGTACCTGTGGCCTTGATGCTGAACGCTATGCGTCGTGAGAGCCTGCTCAAAACTGTCCCTTAAACTTGGGTCAAGTCAAGTTAGATTATGGTAATTAGGATGGCATGTGGTGGGTTTAGCTTCGCTTAGCTGTACTCTTCAGGAGTGGCGTCTAGAAGTCTCAATGCATGTATGCCTTCGTCTTCTTTGTCTACGTTTTCCTCAGCAGTATCATCATCTTCAGTTTCGTCTTTGTCGTGGCTCGTCGTTGTTTCTTCAGTGGGTGTTTCGGTGGTTTTGAGGGATTTTCTTGCGAAGGTGAGGTAGGCGGTGTGTCCGACCATTCGCATAGCTGGGCGGGTCATTCCTACTCGCGCTTCTATTTCTCGCTCTATGAGCTCTATTGATTGTACATCGACGAAGCCTTGCCTCAGGAGTTCAGCAGTCATCTTTTCAACCTGGTTCATCGTCGGTATTACGGCCGCTAGGGTTCCGCTGCCTTTCAACGCGTTTTTCATCGGTTTGACTAGTGTCCAGGGATCTCCGACGTCTACCAGTGCGATGTCTGCGCCTGTTACGTCTAGGCCCTGTTTAGCGTCGCCTTGCTTTAAGGTGATGTATTCACCTAGACCGGCTCGTTCTATGTTCTTCTTCGCTACCTCTTGAAACTCGGGTCGTAGATCGTAGGAGTATATGTGTCCGTTTGGCCTGACTAGGTTTGCGGCGAATATTGTTAATGCGCCGCTTCCTGTTCCTGATTCAACCACGATTTTGCCGGGTGATAATCCTGTCCAAGCTGCGATGGCGCCTAGATCTTTCGGGTACACTACCTGTGTTTTCCTGCTGCTTTTCAGGACTAGATCCTTGATGACAGGTTTCAGGATGTATACGGTTTCGCCGAGGCTTGTCTGGACGGTGGATCCGGGTTCCAGACCTATTACCGATGTTAAATCAATGATTCCTCGGTGGGTGTGGAATTGGCGTCCCTTCTCAACTTTGAGCAGCCAGTTTTTTCGGCGGCTCAGGAAGATTAGGATGTAGTCGCCTTCATGAATCGTATTGTTGTTGCTGGACA
This window of the Nitrososphaerota archaeon genome carries:
- a CDS encoding tRNA (adenine-N1)-methyltransferase encodes the protein MSSNNNTIHEGDYILIFLSRRKNWLLKVEKGRQFHTHRGIIDLTSVIGLEPGSTVQTSLGETVYILKPVIKDLVLKSSRKTQVVYPKDLGAIAAWTGLSPGKIVVESGTGSGALTIFAANLVRPNGHIYSYDLRPEFQEVAKKNIERAGLGEYITLKQGDAKQGLDVTGADIALVDVGDPWTLVKPMKNALKGSGTLAAVIPTMNQVEKMTAELLRQGFVDVQSIELIEREIEARVGMTRPAMRMVGHTAYLTFARKSLKTTETPTEETTTSHDKDETEDDDTAEENVDKEDEGIHALRLLDATPEEYS